The Streptomyces sp. RKND-216 genomic sequence GAGGTATTCCGTCGTCGTTGATGAAGAGAGCACCGTGGCCGCCGACAAGATCGACACCATCGTCAGCCTGAGCAAGCGCCGTGGCTTCGTATACCCCTGCAGTGAGATCTACGGCGGTCAGCGTGCCGCCTGGGACTACGGCCCGCTCGGCGTGGAGCTGAAGGAGAACATCAAGCGCCAGTGGTGGCGCTCCATGGTCACCTCGCGCGAGGACGTCGTCGGCATCGACTCGTCGGTCATCCTTGCCTCCGAGGTCTGGGAGGCGTCCGGGCACGTCGCCACGTTCTCCGACCCGCTCACCGAGTGCACTTCCTGCCACAAGCGTTTCCGTGCCGACCACCTGGAGGAGGCGTACGAGGCGAAGCACGGCCGGATGCCGGAGAACGGCCTCGCCGACGTCAACTGCCCGCACTGCGGCAACAAGGGCGCCTTCACCGAGCCCAAGCAGTTCTCCGGCCTGCTCGCCACCCACCTCGGCCCGACCCAGGACTCCGGCTCCGTCGCCTACCTGCGCCCCGAGACCGCCCAGGGCATCTTCACGAACTTCGCGCAGGTCCAGCAGACCTCGCGGAAGAAGCCCCCGTTCGGCATCGCGCAGATGGGCAAGTCGTTCCGCAACGAGATCACGCCGGGCAACTTCATCTTCCGCACCCGCGAGTTCGAGCAGATGGAGATGGAGTTCTTCGTCAAGCCGGGCGAGGACGAGAAGTGGCACGAGTACTGGATGGAGCAGCGCTGGAACTGGTACCGCGACCTCGGCATCCGCGAGGAGAACATCCGCTGGTACGAGCACCCGGCCGAGAAGCTCTCCCACTACGCCAAGCGGACCGCCGACATCGAGTACCGCTTCAACTTCGGCGGCAGTGAGTTCTCCGAGCTCGAGGGCGTTGCCAACCGCACCGACTACGACCTCGGCGCGCACTCCAAGGCATCCGGCCAGGACCTGTCGTACTTCGACCAGGAGGCCGGCGAGCGCTGGACGCCGTACGTCATCGAGCCCGCGGCCGGCGTCAACCGCGCCATGCTCGCGTTCATGCTCGACGCCTACGTCGAGGACGAGGCGCCGAACGCCAAGGGCAAGATGGAGAAGCGCACCGTGATGCGCCTCGACCCGCGCCTGTCGCCGGTCAAGGTTGCCGTGCTGCCGCTGTCCCGCAACGAGAAGCTGTCGCCCAAGGCGCGCGGCCTCGCCGAGACGCTGCGCAAGCACTGGAACATCGAGTTCGACGACGCCGGCGCCATCGGCCGCCGGTACCGCCGCCAGGACGAGATCGGCACCCCGTTCTGCGTCACCGTCGACTTCGACACCCTGGACGACAACGCCGTGACCGTGCGCGAGCGCGACACCATGAAGCAGGACCGGGTCTCCCTCGACCAGATCGAGAGCTACCTGGCAGGCCGCCTCCTGGGCTGCTGACCGGTCCGACCGGCAACCTCGTACGGCCCTGGGGAGTCTTCCTCAGGGCCGTACGCGTGCACCCCGCGTGCGAACGGCGTCCTGCGGGGAGGAACATCCACACGCACCGGCGCGTTTCTCCTCACATCTGCTGACGGGAGGTTCCATGTCCCTACCACGGCTCGCGTCGTTCGGCGCCGAACCGGCAGGTGAGCGCCTTCGCCGCATCGAACGCTCACCGCACTACGACGCCGCCACCGGCACCTTCCGCAACCCCGTCCACGCCGCCACGCCCCCCCGCGCGGAGGGTTCGCGGCTGGAGATGGCCCGGGTGATGCTCAACCGCAAGGAGCGCCGCCCCGCCGCCCCCGTTCGCGTCCGCCGTCCCGACCTGGCCGAGCCGCCCGCGTCGGGACTGCGGCTGACGTGGCTGGGCCATTCCACCGTGCTCGCCGAGATCGACGGCCGACGGGTGCTCTTCGACCCCGTCTGGGGCGAGCGCTGCTCGCCCTTCACCTTCGTCGGCCCCCGCCGCTACCACCCGCCGCCGCTGCCTCTGGCGGCGCTCGGCGGCGTCGACGTCGTGGTGGTCTCGCACGACCACTACGACCACCTGGACATGCCGACCATCCGCGCTCTCGCCCGGTCCGACGTGCACTTCGTCGTCCCGCTCGGCGTCGGTGCGCACCTGGAACGCTGGAAGCTGCGCCCGGACCGTTTCACCGAACTGGACTGGCACGAGTCCACCCAGGTCGCAGGGCTCACCCTCACCGCCACCCCGGCGCGCCACTTCTGCGGCCGGGGCCTCCGCAACCGGCAGCGCACCCTCTGGGCGTCGTGGGTCGTCACCGGCCCCGACCACCGCGTCTTCCACAGCGGCGACACCGGCTACTTCCCCGGATTCGCCGACACCGGCTCCGCGCACGGCCCGTTCGACGCCACGATGATCCAGGTCGGCGCCTACAGCGACTACTGGCCGGACATCCACATGACGCCCGAGGAGGGCGTCCGCACCCACCTGGACCTGTGCGGCACCGCCGCCGACAGCGTGCTGCTCCCCATCCACTGGGGCACCTTCAACCTCGCCCCGCACCCCTGGCACGAGCCCGGCGAGCGGATGCTGGCCGCCACCTCCGAAGCCGGCGTCCGGCTGGCCGTTCCGCCGCCCGGCGGCTCCTTCGAGCCGTCCTCACGCGATCTGCCGGACACCCCCTGGTGGCGCGCCTCCGGAGGGGCCGGGGGCCGTACGTCGCCGGCCGCGGCCGTGGGCGAGCGCGCGGGCGAGGGGGCCGTGCGGGGCTCGGCTCCCGACGGCGGACGGGGAAAGCGGGCGCCCGGCCGCGGCGGCACCTCGGAGACCTCGGCGGCCCAGAGCGGCTGAGGGCCCCGAGTGGCGTAGGCGGGCCCGGACGGGGGACTGGAAACGGGGTGCCGCGGTGCGGGCGGGCGCCGCCGGCCGCACGGCCCGACAATGTCCGTGAGGGCAGCAACGGCGAGCGAGGTGCGCAGACGCATGGCCCGCAACGACGAGGACCCGTTCCACCCCGCGAACGTGGCCGCGCTGATCGTGGACGGCGAGGCCACCGTGCTCGGCTGCACCCCCGGAGCCGAAGCCCTGCTCCGCCGCCCCACCCGCGAGCTGCGCGGACGGCCACTGCCCTCCCTGCTGACCGAGCCCGACGACTGGCCCGCCGTGCCGGGCCGGGACGAGGGAACGTTCTGCGAGGGTACGGCCACCCTGCGCACCGGCGACGCCCGCCACGTCGAGGTCTCCCTCTCGGTGCTGACCCTCACCGAAGGCGTCGGCCCCGACTCCCGGTGCCTCGTCCTCGCCGTGCCCCGCCCGCTGATGACCCGCTGGCGGCAGAACCACGCCTTCATCGAGGAACTCTTCCTCCAGCGCCGGGTCGGGCTCGCCGTCTTCGACCCCGACCTGCGGATCGTCCGCACCAACACCCCGCTCCTCGACTACCCCGGGGTGCCCGACGACCTGACCGGCATGCGGCTCGCGGACTTCCTGCGGCGGGAGGACGCCGAACGGGTGGACGACCACCTGCGCGGGGTGGTGCGCACCGGCGAACCCCTGATCGGCGAGGAGGTCTCCGCCCGCACTCGCACCGATCCACGCGCGGCGCGCACCTTCACCGTCGCCGCCTTCCGGCTCCAGCTGTCCGACGGGCAGATCGCCGGCGTCACCACCCTGTTCAACGACACCACGGAGGAGCAGCGCGCTCGCGACCGGCTCGACTTGTTGCACCGGGCCACAGCCCTCGTCGGGTCCTCCCTCTCGGTCACCGGCACGGCCCGCGACCTCGCCGACGTGCTGACGCCCGGCCTCGCCGACGTGGCCGCTGTGGACGTCGCCGAGGCCGTCTTCGACCACCGCAGCCCCGCCCCGGACGACCAGGGCACCCATCTGCTGCGACGCGCCGCGACCACCGGCGACCTGCCGGTGCGCCCGCGCTCCGGCGGGCTGGTGGAGATCGACGTCGACGGCCCGCACACCCACGGCCTGTGGCCCCGCTTCGACGACGAGGCTGCCGTCGAGGGCGCCCGCAGCAGCATGTCGGCCCTGCTGTGCGCCCGCGGCCTGCTGCTGGGGCGCGTCACCGTGTGGCGCACCGGCGACGTCCCCTTCGACGAGAAGGACGTCGAGATGCTCGACGAGATCGCCTCACGCGTCGGGCTGGTGCTGGACAACGCCCGGCGCTTCGGCCTGGAACGCCGGGCCGCGGTGAGCCTGCAGAGCAGCCTGCTGCCGCCCGCCGAGAGCGAGACGGTCGCGTTGCGCAGTGCCAGCGTCTACCTGCCCACCGAGGTGTCCACCGGGGTCAGCGGCGACTGGTTCGACGTGATCCCGCTGTCCTCCGCCCGGGTCGCCCTGGTGGTCGGCGACGTCGTCGGCCACGGCCTGCACGCCATCGCGACCATGGGCAGGCTACGTACAGCCGTCCGCACCCTGGCCGACCTCGACCTGGAGCCCGACGAACTGCTCACCCACCTCGACGACCTGGTCTCCCAGCTCACCGTCGAGTCCGGCGAGTCCCCGAGCGGCATCGGCACCGGGGTCGGCCACCGGACCGGCACGGAGGCGCCGGTGCCGCCGGTGCCGTACGACTCCTTCGGTGCCACCTGCCTGTACGTCACCTACGATCCGGTGTCCCGCCTGGTCACCGCCGCCAGCGCCGGGCACCCGCCGCTCGCGATCCTCTCCCCGGACGGCGGCGCCCGCTACCTGGAGGTCAGCCCGGGGCCGCCGCTGGGCGTCGGCGGCCTGCCGTTCGAGCCGGTGGAGACCACCGTGGACGAGGGCAGCGTGCTCGCCCTCTTCACCGACGGGCTGGTGGAGCGGGGCGACGGCGACGTGGACACCGGCATGGCCGCCCTGCTGCACGGTCTGCGCACGGCCGACCCGTTCCTGCGCCCGCTCCCCGAGGTGGGGCGGGACGTCGTCGCCGGGCTGGCACCCACGCGGGTCCCGGACGACATCACCCTTCTGCTCGCCCGCACCCGGGCCGTGCCGCCCGCCGACACCGCCGCCTGGACGCTGGAGGCCGACCCGGAGGTGGTGGCCGACGCGCGCAGGATGGTCGCGCGGCGGCTCGTGGACTGGGACCTGGACGACCTGGTGTTCACCACCGAACTGGTCACCAGCGAACTGGTCACCAACGCGGTCCGGCATGCGGGCGGTCCCATCGAGCTGCGCCTCATCCGCGCCGGCACCCTGATCTGCGAGGTGTCCGATCCCAGCAACACCCAGCCGCGGATGCGGCGAGCGGGCAGCACCGAGGAGGGCGGCCGCGGGCTCTACCTGGTCGCGCAACTCGCCGGCCGCTGGGGCAGCCGCTACGCCCGTGAAGGCAAGACCATCTGGGCCGAACAGCCCCTGCCACCCGCCGCCCGCTGACGCCGTCCGCCGCTGCCCCCGGCATGGCGCGCGACGGGGCTGTCGGCGCGGTCCCGCTCGGCCGGGGCGCGGGCGCGGCCGGTCACTCCGCCAGGTCGGCCGCCCACGGCGGGTCCGCACCCCGCACCGCGCACACTGCCGCGGCCACCCGTGCGCCGAACGCCAGCGCCGCCTCCACCCCGGCGGCCGTCAGCCCGTCCAGCCGCCCGCCGAGCGCCCCCGCCGCGTGCAGCGCGTGCAGGAACCCGGCCATGAACGAGTCGCCCGCGCCGACCGTGTCCACCACCTCGACCCGCGGCGTCGCCGTGTGCAGCGTCTTCCCGTCCAGCGACGCGAACACACCCTGACCGCCCAGCGTCACGACCACCAGCGGCACCCCGTGCTCGTGGAACCACCCGGCCGCCCGCTCCGGGTTCTCCTCCGGCCGCAGGTGCGCCAGGTCCTCGTCCGACAGCCGCAGCACGTCCGCCGCCGCGCACCACTGCGGCAGCCGCTCACGGTAGTCGGCCGGGTCGACCAGCAGCGGCCGCACGTTCGGGTCCACCGACACCGTCGCCCGCTCCCGCACGTCCGCCAGCAGCGCCTCCACCGCCCGACCGCCGGGCGGCCGGACCAGCGCGAGCGAACCGGTGTGCAGGCAGGACAGCGGCCCGGCCGCCGCCGCGCTCAGCTCGGCCGCTGACCACTGCCAGTCGGCGGTCCCGCGGGCGTGGAAGGAGTACGCGGCGCTGCCGTCGTCGGCCAGGTCTGCCACCGCCAGCGTGCTCGGCTCCGCCGCCCGCACGGCCGCCCGCACGTCCACCCCGGAGCGTTCCAGGTGCGTGCGGAAGAGGCGGCCGAAGACGTCGTCGGAGAGCCGGCCCAGGAAGCGGGTCGGCGTCCCCAGCCGGGCCAGCGCCACGGCGGTGTTCGCCGGGCCGCCGCCCGCCCGCACCTCCATCCGGAGGGCGCCCGGCGGGGCCGTACCCGGTTCGACGAAGGCGTCGGCGACGCACTCGCCCAGCACGGCGACGGGACCTGCGACGGGCGCGGCGACGGGCGTGGAGGCGAGGCCCGCGTCGGGCGCGGCGGCGGGTCGGGAGTTCACGGTGAGCGGCTGCCTCTCGGCTCGACGGCGTGCGGGTCACCGTCACCGTAGCCGCGTGAACGAGGGCGGGGGAGGGCCCGGCCGTCCGGCCGGTGAGACGGGCGCGGAACGGGCACGGGCGGCGTCCCCGCGGGCCCGGACGCCCCCGCGCACGCGCGTACGTCAGGAAGGGGTACGGCGCGGCAGACGGTGCAGAACGACCTCGGACAGCCGCCCGTCCGCGGCCTCGGCGGTCATGTACGTGCAGTACGGCTCGCGCCGTCGGTCCGTCGGCGACCCCGGGTTCAGCAGCCGCAGACCACCCTCCGCCCGCGTGTCCCACGGGATGTG encodes the following:
- a CDS encoding glycine--tRNA ligase, encoding MAADKIDTIVSLSKRRGFVYPCSEIYGGQRAAWDYGPLGVELKENIKRQWWRSMVTSREDVVGIDSSVILASEVWEASGHVATFSDPLTECTSCHKRFRADHLEEAYEAKHGRMPENGLADVNCPHCGNKGAFTEPKQFSGLLATHLGPTQDSGSVAYLRPETAQGIFTNFAQVQQTSRKKPPFGIAQMGKSFRNEITPGNFIFRTREFEQMEMEFFVKPGEDEKWHEYWMEQRWNWYRDLGIREENIRWYEHPAEKLSHYAKRTADIEYRFNFGGSEFSELEGVANRTDYDLGAHSKASGQDLSYFDQEAGERWTPYVIEPAAGVNRAMLAFMLDAYVEDEAPNAKGKMEKRTVMRLDPRLSPVKVAVLPLSRNEKLSPKARGLAETLRKHWNIEFDDAGAIGRRYRRQDEIGTPFCVTVDFDTLDDNAVTVRERDTMKQDRVSLDQIESYLAGRLLGC
- a CDS encoding SpoIIE family protein phosphatase; the protein is MARNDEDPFHPANVAALIVDGEATVLGCTPGAEALLRRPTRELRGRPLPSLLTEPDDWPAVPGRDEGTFCEGTATLRTGDARHVEVSLSVLTLTEGVGPDSRCLVLAVPRPLMTRWRQNHAFIEELFLQRRVGLAVFDPDLRIVRTNTPLLDYPGVPDDLTGMRLADFLRREDAERVDDHLRGVVRTGEPLIGEEVSARTRTDPRAARTFTVAAFRLQLSDGQIAGVTTLFNDTTEEQRARDRLDLLHRATALVGSSLSVTGTARDLADVLTPGLADVAAVDVAEAVFDHRSPAPDDQGTHLLRRAATTGDLPVRPRSGGLVEIDVDGPHTHGLWPRFDDEAAVEGARSSMSALLCARGLLLGRVTVWRTGDVPFDEKDVEMLDEIASRVGLVLDNARRFGLERRAAVSLQSSLLPPAESETVALRSASVYLPTEVSTGVSGDWFDVIPLSSARVALVVGDVVGHGLHAIATMGRLRTAVRTLADLDLEPDELLTHLDDLVSQLTVESGESPSGIGTGVGHRTGTEAPVPPVPYDSFGATCLYVTYDPVSRLVTAASAGHPPLAILSPDGGARYLEVSPGPPLGVGGLPFEPVETTVDEGSVLALFTDGLVERGDGDVDTGMAALLHGLRTADPFLRPLPEVGRDVVAGLAPTRVPDDITLLLARTRAVPPADTAAWTLEADPEVVADARRMVARRLVDWDLDDLVFTTELVTSELVTNAVRHAGGPIELRLIRAGTLICEVSDPSNTQPRMRRAGSTEEGGRGLYLVAQLAGRWGSRYAREGKTIWAEQPLPPAAR
- a CDS encoding carbohydrate kinase is translated as MLGECVADAFVEPGTAPPGALRMEVRAGGGPANTAVALARLGTPTRFLGRLSDDVFGRLFRTHLERSGVDVRAAVRAAEPSTLAVADLADDGSAAYSFHARGTADWQWSAAELSAAAAGPLSCLHTGSLALVRPPGGRAVEALLADVRERATVSVDPNVRPLLVDPADYRERLPQWCAAADVLRLSDEDLAHLRPEENPERAAGWFHEHGVPLVVVTLGGQGVFASLDGKTLHTATPRVEVVDTVGAGDSFMAGFLHALHAAGALGGRLDGLTAAGVEAALAFGARVAAAVCAVRGADPPWAADLAE
- a CDS encoding MBL fold metallo-hydrolase gives rise to the protein MSLPRLASFGAEPAGERLRRIERSPHYDAATGTFRNPVHAATPPRAEGSRLEMARVMLNRKERRPAAPVRVRRPDLAEPPASGLRLTWLGHSTVLAEIDGRRVLFDPVWGERCSPFTFVGPRRYHPPPLPLAALGGVDVVVVSHDHYDHLDMPTIRALARSDVHFVVPLGVGAHLERWKLRPDRFTELDWHESTQVAGLTLTATPARHFCGRGLRNRQRTLWASWVVTGPDHRVFHSGDTGYFPGFADTGSAHGPFDATMIQVGAYSDYWPDIHMTPEEGVRTHLDLCGTAADSVLLPIHWGTFNLAPHPWHEPGERMLAATSEAGVRLAVPPPGGSFEPSSRDLPDTPWWRASGGAGGRTSPAAAVGERAGEGAVRGSAPDGGRGKRAPGRGGTSETSAAQSG